CGAGAGCGAAACGCCGTGATCGCCGGCCTCGACCTCGGCGGCGCCCGCGCGCGCCTCGCGGCCGGCGAGTCCAGCCGCGAGGAGCTCTGGACAGCCCTCGCCGAGCGCTGCGACCGCCACGACGCCCGCCTTGCTTGCTTCCGCCACCGCGCCCCGATGCCCTCCTGCCCGAGCGCGGTAAACGATTCTATTCTAATGGGTTTGCCGTTTGTCCTGAAAGATAACATGAGCTGTGCAGGCACGCCCACGGGCTGCGCGTCCCGTCTCCTCGCCGGCTACGTCTCGCCCTACGACGCGACGGCGGCCGCCCGTCTGGCCGCCGCCGGCGGTGCCTACTTCGGCAAGACGAACATGGACGAGTTCGCGATGGGCTCCTCGGGCGAGCACTCGGCCTACGGCCCGACGCGCAATCCCTGGAACCTGGCCTGCAGCCCGGGCGGCTCGAGCAGCGGCTCGGCGGCGGCCGTCGCCGCGGATCTCGCGCTCTTCGCCCTGGGCAGCGACACGGGGGGCAGCATCCGCCTGCCGGCCGCATTCTGCGGGGTCGTCGGCGTCAAGCCCAGCTACGGCCGCGTCAGCCGCTACGGGCTGGTCGCCTTC
The window above is part of the bacterium genome. Proteins encoded here:
- a CDS encoding Asp-tRNA(Asn)/Glu-tRNA(Gln) amidotransferase subunit GatA — encoded protein: MPSCPSAVNDSILMGLPFVLKDNMSCAGTPTGCASRLLAGYVSPYDATAAARLAAAGGAYFGKTNMDEFAMGSSGEHSAYGPTRNPWNLACSPGGSSSGSAAAVAADLALFALGSDTGGSIRLPAAFCGVVGVKPSYGRVSRYGLVAFASSLDQIGPITKSVADAALILELILGHDPRDATSLRAPVPP